Proteins found in one Carassius auratus strain Wakin chromosome 42, ASM336829v1, whole genome shotgun sequence genomic segment:
- the LOC113060523 gene encoding methylmalonate-semialdehyde dehydrogenase [acylating], mitochondrial-like, which translates to MAATLMRSLVKKRVPLQKGHMCYSSVSTAKLFIDGKFVESKSPEWLDIHNPATNEVIGRVPKATHEEMLAAVDSCSRAYHTWSETSILARQQIFLRYQQLIKDNIKELAKLITLEQGKTLADAEGDVFRGLQVVEHTCSITSLMLGETLPSITKDMDTYTYRLPIGVCAGIAPFNFPAMIPLWMFPMGMVCGNTYLLKPSERVPGCAMMLAKLLQDAGAPDGTLNIIHGQHDAVNFICDHPAIKAISFVGSNQAGEYIYERGSKNGKRVQSNMGAKNHGVVMPDANKENTLNQLVGAAFGAAGQRCMALSTAILVGEARNWLPELVERAKGLRVNAGDQPGADVGPLISPQAKERVNSLIQSGVDEGAKVLLDGRNVKVKGYENGNFVGPTIVSNVTPDMKCYKEEIFGPVLVVLEADSLDDAIRIVNKNPYGNGTAIFTTNGAAARKYTHQVDVGQIGVNVPIPVPLPMFSFTGSRASFRGDTNFYGKQGIQFYTQIKTVTAQWKAEDATLKSPAVTMPTMGR; encoded by the exons ATGGCAGCGACATTAATGCGTTCCCTTGTAAAGAAGAGG GTCCCTCTTCAGAAGGGACACATGTGCTACTCCTCTGTG TCCACCGCCAAGTTGTTCATTGATGGAAAGTTTGTAGAATCCAAGAGTCCAGAATGGTTGGACATTCACAATCCT GCCACCAACGAGGTCATTGGTCGAGTGCCAAAGGCCACACACGAGGAGATGTTGGCCGCTGTGGACTCATGCTCACGGGCGTACCACACCTGGTCCGAAACGTCCATCCTGGCCCGCCAGCAGATCTTCCTTCGTTATCAGCAGCTCATTAAAGACAATATA AAAGAGCTGGCAAAGCTGATAACCCTGGAGCAGGGAAAAACCCTGGCTGATGCTGAGGGCGACGTGTTCAGAGGACTGC AGGTGGTGGAGCACACCTGCAGTATCACATCCCTTATGCTGGGAGAGACCCTCCCCTCCATCACTAAAGACATGGACACGTACACGTACCGGCTGCCCATCGGTGTATGTGCCGGAATTGCCCCCTTCAATTTCCCTGCCATGATTCCATTGTGGATGTTCCCAATGGGCATGGTGTGTGGGAACACATATTTATTGAAGCCCTCGGAGAGAGTGCCTGGCTGTGCCATGATGCTGGCCAAACTCCTGCAGGACGCCGGCGCTCCGGATGGAACATTAAACATAATCCACGGACAGCATGATG CTGTGAACTTCATCTGTGACCATCCTGCCATCAAAGCCATCAGTTTCGTAGGCTCCAACCAGGCTGGCGAGTACATCTATGAGAGAGgctccaaaaatggcaaaagagTGCAGAGCAACATG GGGGCGAAGAATCACGGTGTGGTGATGCCTGATGCCAACAAAGAGAACACACTAAACCAGCTGGTTGGTGCTGCTTTTGGAGCAGCAGGTCAGAGATGTATGGCACTTTCCACGGCTATCCTCGTAGGAGAAGCTCGAAACTGGTTGCCTGAACTGGTCGAACGTGCAAAGGGTCTCCGTGTCAATGCAG GTGACCAGCCTGGAGCTGATGTGGGACCTCTTATCTCACCTCAGGCCAAAGAGCGAGTCAACAGTCTTATTCAGAGTGGCGTGGATGAGGGTGCCAAGGTGCTACTTGATGGCAGGAATGTGAAGGTCAAGGGTTACGAAAACGGGAACTTCGTAGGACCAACCATCGTTAGCAACGTCACG CCGGACATGAAGTGCTATAAGGAGGAGATATTTGGACCCGTGTTGGTGGTCCTGGAGGCCGACAGCTTGGACGATGCCATCAGAATAGTCAATAAGAACCCATACGGCAACGGTACTGCCATCTTCACCACCAATGGTGCCGCGGCTCGTAAATACACCCATCAAGTTGATGTTGGACAG attggAGTTAATGTACCGATCCCCGTCCCACTGCCCATGTTTTCATTCACCGGGTCCAGAGCCTCCTTCAGGGGTGACACCAATTTCTATGGAAAGCAA GGCATTCAGTTCTACACACAAATCAAAACTGTTACCGCGCAGTGGAAGGCAGAAGATGCTACACTGAAGTCCCCCGCTGTTACCATGCCAACAATGGGACGTTAa
- the gstz1 gene encoding maleylacetoacetate isomerase isoform X2, with protein MHAMATQAKPVLYGYYRSSCSWRVRIAFALKGIEYEQKAVNLIKDGGQQLTDQFKAINPMQQVPAVTIDGITLSQSLAIIQYIEETRPEPRLLPADPKQRGQVRIICDIIASGIQPLQNLYVLQKIGAEKVQWAQHFINRGFEALEPILKQTAGKYCVGDEISMADICLVPQVYNAERFKVDMSQFPTIRRLNQTLIEIDAFKASHPSCQPDTPDDLKA; from the exons ATGCATGCTATGGCGACACAAGCGAAG CCTGTTCTTTATGGATATTATAGAAGTTCATGCTCTTGGAGAGTCCGGATAG CGTTTGCATTGAAAGGGATTGAATATGAGCAAAAGGCAGTAAATCTCATCAAGGACGGCGGGCAACAG CTTACAGATCAATTTAAGGCAATAAACCCAATGCAGCAAGTGCCTGCAGTCACCATTGATGGCATCACCCTGTCTCAGTCG TTGGCCATCATCCAGTACATTGAGGAGACTCGTCCAGAGCCCCGCCTCCTGCCTGCAGACCCAAAGCAGAGGGGTCAGGTCCGCATCATCTGTGACATCATCGCGTCTGGGATCCAGCCCCTCCAG AATCTGTATGTGCTTCAGAAAATTGGAGCAGAGAAGGTACAGTGGGCTCAGCATTTCATCAACCGAGGATTTGAGG CCTTAGAGCCTATTCTGAAGCAGACGGCAGGGAAATACTGTGTTGGCGATGAG ATATCCATGGCAGATATTTGTCTTGTGCCTCAAGTCTACAACGCTGAAAG GTTCAAGGTGGATATGTCCCAGTTCCCTACCATCAGAAGGTTAAACCAGACCTTAATTGAGATTGATGCTTTCAAAGCCAGTCATCCATCCTGTCAGCCTGATACTCCTGATGATTTGAAGGCATAA
- the gstz1 gene encoding maleylacetoacetate isomerase isoform X1, which yields MLCINPSRTNSILFGNRRSNMSASAARLIKPVLYGYYRSSCSWRVRIAFALKGIEYEQKAVNLIKDGGQQLTDQFKAINPMQQVPAVTIDGITLSQSLAIIQYIEETRPEPRLLPADPKQRGQVRIICDIIASGIQPLQNLYVLQKIGAEKVQWAQHFINRGFEALEPILKQTAGKYCVGDEISMADICLVPQVYNAERFKVDMSQFPTIRRLNQTLIEIDAFKASHPSCQPDTPDDLKA from the exons ATGTTGTGTATAAATCCATCTCGAACGAATTCCATTCTTTTCGGGAACCGACGGTCTAATATGAGTGCATCAGCTGCACGTTTAATCAAG CCTGTTCTTTATGGATATTATAGAAGTTCATGCTCTTGGAGAGTCCGGATAG CGTTTGCATTGAAAGGGATTGAATATGAGCAAAAGGCAGTAAATCTCATCAAGGACGGCGGGCAACAG CTTACAGATCAATTTAAGGCAATAAACCCAATGCAGCAAGTGCCTGCAGTCACCATTGATGGCATCACCCTGTCTCAGTCG TTGGCCATCATCCAGTACATTGAGGAGACTCGTCCAGAGCCCCGCCTCCTGCCTGCAGACCCAAAGCAGAGGGGTCAGGTCCGCATCATCTGTGACATCATCGCGTCTGGGATCCAGCCCCTCCAG AATCTGTATGTGCTTCAGAAAATTGGAGCAGAGAAGGTACAGTGGGCTCAGCATTTCATCAACCGAGGATTTGAGG CCTTAGAGCCTATTCTGAAGCAGACGGCAGGGAAATACTGTGTTGGCGATGAG ATATCCATGGCAGATATTTGTCTTGTGCCTCAAGTCTACAACGCTGAAAG GTTCAAGGTGGATATGTCCCAGTTCCCTACCATCAGAAGGTTAAACCAGACCTTAATTGAGATTGATGCTTTCAAAGCCAGTCATCCATCCTGTCAGCCTGATACTCCTGATGATTTGAAGGCATAA